The Haliaeetus albicilla chromosome 4, bHalAlb1.1, whole genome shotgun sequence genomic sequence TCTCAAACACTTTTTCCTAAAAACTAAGCAATCTGCTCTTATCCTTCTCCTAGTAAGCATGGTAAACAATGCACTATTTTCCTATACTTAACTACCTTTTCAGTGTTAGAAGTTTGATCAAATTTTCATctcattcttctctttttcaagtACCTCATTCTTGGTGTTCTCTCCATCTTCTGAATTGCCTCCAATTTGACTGTATTGTCCTTAAAATGCAGCGCACAGGGTTGGTTGCGCATCATTGTCTAGCTGAGGATTCACCAGTGTTTGGTAAGACTGAGTAATTTAACTTCTCTTTCTGGCATACAACATGCTTGTTAATACTGTTAATACACGCAAGAATTACACTGCCTTTTCAGAATTAGCATCATTATTATTGTTGGCCGATTTTTTACTATACCCCTGCAGTCTGTTTCTATGGTACTAATTACCCAGCCAGCTGGTCAGCAATTTGTATTTATGCATTTGATTTCTTCTCAAGAGCAGTAACTTGCAACTGTCCTTAGTGAACAATTTTGTGTTGATTCTGGaatatttctccattttttcatAATTCTATATTCACATCCTCTGATTTTAACTTAATACATGTCAGCTTGATATCCTACACAAACTCTAAAAGTATTCTCTAATCCATCATTTACACTGTTCATGAAAATACCAACCTAAATCAAATGCAGGACAGACTCTTatagaattttaattaaatgttttcccAGTTCAACAGCAAATATTTGACAGCTACTGCCTccagctatttcttttttccaaccAGTTGTGCATGCGTTTTATAGATACTTCCATCTGGAACaaactttatttaatttaattgtgGGAACAATGTTTAGGACATATGAAAATACTTCCTGAAGTCAGAAtacatgatttattttatatcCACCACATTAGGTAAATGATCAAgtcaaagaaagaaatcagactgGTCTGACATGATTTCTCATTGATCAGCTCCATGCTTCatgtgtttctatttttaaattacttaaataTCATCTCGATTCTTGTAAATAGGTTGTGTGCTATTTTGTtgtagtttctttccagaaaacaaaagcaggcTCTCTATTACTTCCTTGATCCTCGTTTTCAAAAAGATGCAAGTATGTTTGTTTTATCCAGCCCCCTGAGAGCTATCTCACTCTGAGTTCTGAAAGACAGATGCTAATTGTTCAGAGATTGCTCTAGGAGTTTACTTAAGGAAATTCTAAGGCAAACTCAATCAAGTTTGCTTTGAATACATATAATAggtctaaatatttttatagttaAGTAACTATAAATAGCTTCCAAATCTTTGAGGTTTGATTGCACAATCTGATCTCAATATTTAAGTTAAAGGGTGTCTTGTAAATGACAAAAAATGTAGCAGCTGTTGGGAAAGCTTTCTTTATGATATGAAGCAATGGAAAACAATATATATCAATATGTACTAACTATTTCTATAactataaataatatatatctaaaatgataataaagttagaagaaagaacaagaaggGACAGAAAACCACAGAACACGGAAAAATTCTACTATTTGTCTTAACATTGTGGTCAGTAAAAGGATGTAAAAACTATTTTACACCTTTGTAGTACTGAATTCTTCGTAACTAAAATACTGAAACTGAGCAGGTAACTATTCTAATATACATTAAGAAAGATTTCCAATTTGCTTACAAAAACCTTCTGTACTAAATCCGTAGATTTCCTTAACAGTCTTACCTTTAGTTTTACTCCATTTGTACTACAAAcaccttttcttctgcaatgtAGTTTAACTAGTATGCTACATTTCAAGcatgattattttcattttttaagccTTTGCAGGATGAGTATGCTAGACAACACTCCAAAACAAAGTTTTTGAGCACTCTAAGTTATCCAGAAATGGTATACATAGAAAATTATCATaccaatatatttttcttcttgtaatgCTGTCACATAGTTCTAACCTGAATCAGTGCAAGATGAATTTCCAGCTCTGCAATTCTTTTTCCTATACAGCTTCGAATGCCATAGCCAAAGGGGATGGAACCAAAATTGTCTACTCTGTCCAAATTATCTTTCCTCAGCCAGCGCTCAGGTCGGAACTCATTTGCCATTGAGAAATTTTCTTCGCTGTATGAAGTAGCATAATGACAGAGTGCCAGCTGCGTCTgaggaaataaattatatttatatttagcTAACTCCAATAcacatcaaaaaataaaaaagcatttgtaaTTACTGTAATTTCTGCAACATGAAGTGATAAAAACTAAGTATCTTTCAGTaattctagaagaaaaaaggatgcCTAGAAAATCAGATCCCTTTCTCAACTGGTCAAATGAAATAATCTCcaaattgttttaaatgaattatattataatatataatatactTAATATATTCATTAAGTATATTATTGAATTAAGAATTCTGACTGTTTTAAAGCCACGTTGCTCTAACACAGAAGTGCTGTCATTTAAAATAGAGCCATACAGTTCTACCATGATCTCTGTGTAATCTTTGAATAGTATAAAGAAAAGattcataatttaaaaaggaaattaaactcTTTCTACAAAGGGAATTAACACGCAAAGAATTAGAAAACCACAAGAATAATgaaatttatgcttttttaatcCATTTGTAGCATTGCAGGAAGATGTTATTAATAGACTCCACCCTGAAGAATATTAAGAACAAGTCATGATGGTAAATTTCACTAGCAGGTGAGGACTAAATctaaacaaacccaaacaacagcAATAAGTCAAttataaaatccatttttgtCATATAAATGGGTATTATGGGAAATAGCTTCCTCTTAACGCTCTAGCTTGGTGAAATCTTTTGAAATCAATGAAGCATATATATGTTGTAATTGTATTTCATACACAAAAATTAAACTGTGTTCTCTGCAGAGGACTGCAATAGAACCTACCCCTTTAGGTATCAAGTATCCTCCAATGATCAAGTCTTTTTGGGTCACTCTTCCATTTCCCGGCAATACTGGATATAACCTAGAGACAAATATTTGTGAGAAGTTCAACAGTAATAACTAGTACAACTTTAAAAGTTTAGATTCCAATTTGCATTCACAAATATACAATACAAATGCAATATGCATTCACAGCAAAAAGGTTTTTCAAAAGTACAGAACACCTTGGAGATTCAAGACCTTGAATCATCTGTAAGAATATGATTAACAcctgaaaaaagttatttacttGTAGCTGGAAGTTGAGCTATGTGGtctatgtatttatttgctttacaCATGTAAAAACATGCAATCAATTGGTCAAGCTGGAGATGTTTTAGCACTACTGGGAGCTGAAAAAGCCTTGTTGATGCCTTCTCTAAAATCCTCTTATTCCCCTCACCTCACTGTGAACGCTTGGtataaacatgtaaaaaaaagcaTGTCACATGCCTTCAATTTAAGTCAAGAAGCTTAAAATGATTGTAGTGGCACTGCAAAGTACCAGCGTGGGGGAGGAGGTTGTTACAGTCCATCATACAGACTAATacttaaaaggcaaaaatcaagCTTTCAATTACCTACCTTAACAGACATGTCCTACATATATGATACTACTTCTAccatacttaaaaatattaaacattatATAATCTATCATATTTCATTGCTTAGGCATCCTTGGAAACAATACTGCtacaataaataaaaccagaagcagCAAATAGCAGTAATGACAACTAAATACAAATGTTAGCATGGACTCAAAATCCATTACAACTacatggaattaatttttttaattaatgattGCAGTTGTCTGTACTTACCTCAAGGTTTCTTTCAGCACAGCTCTAATCAAAGGCAATTTCGGGACATCATGAGCAAGAGGAACTTGGTCTTTCCCCAGCTTATTGACTATTTCCTCATGAACACGTTGTTGAATCTCAGGGTGCTTTGCCAACAAGTATGTTGCCCAGGACAAAGTAAAAGAAGTCTAAGCAAGAAACCACAACCATCACCGTCAAGTCCAACAAgattagattaaaaataatttcaagccAAGAAAAGCAATCAGTTTTCAACTATGTGTTTTATACATCTGAAGTTATAAAACAGACTGGCAATGATTCACATCTGGACTCAATGGGATGTTGTCAGATTTCACAatcccctcctccatccccttTCCATCTAAAAATCCCCCACATATCCAAAGAATCCATGCTGATATTTTCCCAGTGAAAtataaaaagcaacagaaaaaccaaatgcaaacaaaactaCATAAACAACACTGAAACATCAACACTCTAAACAGCAATGGATTAAGTTAACTGTTAGTTTTCAATAGGTATTTCACCTTTCCTcccaacaaaaacatttcacaggAAACAAGATAAGAGAATACTACTCAGAACATTACTAACCCCTTTTAAGCATATGGTGGTCTCCTCATAGCATCCACACAACAGAATTTATACTATCACTGCTAAGATTATACTTTATCCTTTAGTAAGCAATGCTACACCACAACTGGCACTTTCTATCTCTTGAGAATTCCAACTTGACTGAAATTAAGCATCCAATTGAAAGCTTTCTTAAGGAagctcaaagaggagctcaTACATTTAAAGGGGcccaaaaatgttaaaatacacgtgtcccccctccctccttaaTGATTCTAATAATCATTAAGGCTCCAGGAAAGAGGTACTGtgtgaaaaatcatttaaaaatattttatacgaaggaagaaacagaacacAACGCAGGAGACAGTTCAACTTTGAGACTTTGAGCACCAGATGATTTAAAGGAACCCATCATCTAATCCTTTTTCACCTCAGCTGGAAAAATTGCGCTTCAGTGCACATTTGTGGTTTAGGACACACTCTGGAACCATGAATTCACTCTGTCTGTAGTAACATGGAACTAAGTAGAGTATTTCAACTCTTTTAAGTTTTTGTGATCCACTACTTACCATTCATTTAACGATGAGTCCCTGTGTTTAAACTACCTGGATTTCAGGGACTATCCCATTCAAATACTAGACAGACTCAGGACATTTTGCTTCTGCTAGCAGCTGCACCCAAGACATTAAGGTCAAGCAAATGGCCTTACTCGAGCCCGTTTCCCtcactgaagacagaaaatttaccatgaaaaaatgtattttccatgtTCCTGAGTAAGTATGGCAGAGAAAGTGACAATGCAATCATTCTGTTCCTTACCTGTGTTGTTCTTGCTATCTTACAacatttaagagagaaaaattgtAATTCCTACCCTAAttttcttgaattatttttaaatgtatttttttcaacttgTGTTACAAAGACAACCAGTATTGCTTTCTACACAggaaacagctttattttagCTTCTCACTCATTAGCACAACAAAGCTTAAAGGTTGTAAACAATGtatgggaaaaaacccaacttctGGAAATGTCTTATTTTGGGCTTACAATTAAGATCAATCTAGAATGCAAATTCATCATGACAGTGACCTTTTATGTCTTGTCTTCCAACTGGGATATAATACTAGAAGTATCATTCtcaaaacctttctttttttcttgtaatattGAGTGGCTGTCCCTTGCTAAGATGCAACCCTGTTCTATTCCTCTCAGAGCTCAGAAGAGCTGGCAATTGTGCCAGATGTATACAGAACTTCTCTGATATAAACACTGTTTCTTCCCAGGTTCCCAGCTCCTTCATAACCTCTTAAAAATTAGCGCTGTTCCAGGGAGAGCCAAAATGCTTTGTAGCCAAAAACTGCCTTACAATTCTGTTGAAAGCTTTTATAATCCTCTAAACCTCTTTCACTTTCTATGATAAAATGAGATCTGAAGTAACAgcagtaggggaaaaaaagattcccTCAATTTCTGTCTTGTACTTGGAAATGAGGAAATCAGAAGTACCGTCCTCTCACAAAAAGATTGTTGCCAGCTGAGAAAGCTGAGtcaaacagaaagagaaactcTGGCTGGCATGAATTTGAACATTGTCCTTTTACTTTAATGAGAACTCTGTCAcacaataaaaatggaaaattaatggTCTGAAAGATTAGAAAATGAATGGGATGAATAACTGTGCTTTACTTAAGAAACAAACATCAAAAAGTTCTCCAAACTCATAAGCCCTTGGGATATTTAACCAATGGAATAATCTTCAGCACATAAATAAGCTTTACATGTACTCCTTATTTCGGAACTCAAAAGTATTACtcttggggttttatttttgttttctttagaaaccTTACAAACTTTCTTAAatcaaaaaaatctgaattcaaTTAGAGATGGCCACTTAAAACGCCTCACTACGTGTTAACGTATTGTATATATATTGAGCCCCATTACCACAGCTCTTTGCCTCAGACTGACTGTATATTGCCAGCATAAGCATGGGTATAGTGAACTTACACCTTACCCACATTAGTGCTAGCCTAACACGCCCCTCCTAACGGACTTCAGCAGAAACCAGGTATCTGATCCATAATGTGTGTCCCAGTTGATTTAACTAGCCATACATGAAAATCCTTTACCAAATTCTACATATGAGTTTATtgatcaattttttttcacactaTATTTCAGCAGCCTTTTCTACTGTGGTCTACCTAAAGAAGCACAAATACCAACCTGATATTCAAActagtaaaagaaaatatatgaaacTGAAGCCGAATGTGAAGACAATTGCTATTTTATCTGTTCAATAAACTGTGGAACCAAATCCCAAATGATGGGTTCCTGTAAACCACAGCTGGAACAGAACACTGACTTCATTCCAGTAGAGAGATTACACAGTGCTGTAAGTATTTTCTATCACTTCAAAGATGTCATGACTTAAATGTGTCAGAAATTATGTCCTTATAAACAACATAACCCCCCTGAAGATAGCTGTGAATGGTACTGGTTTATGAAAACAAGTGTGCACAGGAAAAATGATAACAAGCTTACTGTGTCCACTCCTGCCAGAAGCATTTCAGTCATATTGGCATAGATCTCTTCCAAAGTAAGTTCCTTACTCACTAGAAGGTATGTAAGTAGCCCACCATTCACTTCTTCTCCTTGGTCCAGCTGAGACTGGATAGCCTTCAATTTGTTGTCAACATGGATTTGACCTTTAGGATTCAAAAAAATTGTTaagcttccatttttatttttctgctggttCCATGCAGTAATGCCATTTCTCCCTTATGCTACACTACATAGcatgccctcccctccccccaaaaaatatttttgaatttgAATCtattttctcaggaaaaagaTAATAAGAGTGGTGGTGGAGGTCCTTGGGTACTCATTGTAAGGAAAGACTGAGCTGACAGGAACCTTGGTAGCTCACAGCATGAGAATGCTGAGCATGAAGAAAGGACACAAGAGACTATAGTTTCTGACATGGAGTGAAGGAAGCTCAAGGTCAAGTTTTTACGCCCACCGGGCTTGCTTTCTGACGACTCTGCAAGAAGTGGTGAACTCTGCAGAGCATGCTGCAACTCAGCACACACAGGCTGCTACAAGATGTTAGCAGCAACTGGAAGGTCAAGCCACAGTACTGAattacactgaaaacaaagatggAGAGCATCAAGTAGtaacaaaaattgaaaaactTCAGTGAATAACATTTTGAGCAATTTCGTCCGCAGTCCCATTTACACTTTAGTGACTACAAACAGCATCTTCAGTGAAAGaagggctttaaaaaaaggaaaactcctCAGAAAATTAATGCCTCACAGAATGAGCTTACAAAAAAGTGAACTAGAATCAACATATTCCTTTATGAAACCTACACAAATACACATATTACATACAGTGATTTTCAtcatttaattcctttttcacAAAGTgattaaacaaagaaacagcaTGACAACAAGTTTCAAACCGAACAAATTCCTCAAGAAcagtttttcagctgctgttaGGATAAAGCTGAAgtctgctgttgtttttaacCCACAAAAGGGAACAAGAGAACTTTATCATGGGAAATAACTTAGAAGTGGCAGTGCAAAAAAGTAtgtgtttcacagaaaatacaCCTGTATCAGCATTAAATGGATTCCCTAATGCCTACTAGAAGTACAGATcaatacatattaaaaattaaacctaTTACACATACTAAAAGTTAAGAAACTAAAGAATCTACCTTCAAGAAGACAAACACAGACCTACCTAGACCAATAgtgctaataaaataaatttaaaaatgcatgcagcTTTCTACCAttagagagggaaagagagttAGGGGTTTTTAACACTccagaatgttaaaaaaaaaaaatctatattgcAAAGACAACTCTTTCTTCTTACTTACATGAAAGCTGATTCATAAAGTAGCCTGGAAtgctttatttacaaaaaaacatACTGTAGTACAGCAGTCTACTTCTATGTCAACTTATATGcttgtatgtgtatatataaactTCACAAAGAGTTTAATTAATTGCTAAAGTCTAATTTTTTACCCTTCTAGTCAGTTTTAGTGGTGATTATTTGTCAGAGTGCCTGACTGAATACTTGCTGAAGTCAACTAAACTACCCTCATTAAAATTTGAGTGGCTTAAGATAAAGCCTTGGCAAAGAACTTGGACCTGGAGTGAGGACTGGGTACTGAAAcagatgaagacaaaaaaagaaacagcaatatAAAATAGGGGAATATTTAAAGCATACAGgtaaaattcttttttcaatAGAGTGTTTTTTAAAACGGTTCCCTTGGCCAGTCTGCATTTAATATTAAACTTACTTCCGCCACCATGTCTTCTtataattttagaaaagaaatgcagcgAGTCCTgttcaaacacacacagaacctgcagaaatacagctgaACTTTTCTACTACTAAATCTTACTAAATTTGAAGAGTCCATCCCAGGATTTGCAGAACTCTCTCCAGGGTTTTGGAATAAGTGGACGAAGCCATTTGGGAATAGCACCTGCATACATAGTGGTCTTAAACATACTAAACATCAACTCCAGAGCCTCAATATATTCAACAGTCTGCTGTGGGACGTTGTTTTCCAGGCAGCCCAACCGGCATTCATACAGAATAGTTGCCACACCTGCACATACGAAATCAAAGAATTTGctatacacatgcatatatacatatgaatAATTTAAGGAATTAAAATGCTACCATAATGGAACTACCttccaaaaatatttagttattATTACTGCAGTTGGGAGCAGATCAAATagaaatttaaaacacagtaaaaaaatcccagctaAACATCATAGGGAGACAGTGGTTACAATGTCAATAACGCTCAGCATGAGAAAACAGCCAGGAATTCCACCGGCAGTAGAGCAGCCCTCCAGCATGTTTGCTGTGTTTCACATTGCACCGCTAATCCTGAGCCTGCCGTGTTGGCCTCTGAATACACAGGGACATACAAGTCCAAAGACATTTCTGGTAACTTGTGATAACACAGGAGTTTCTAGCAGTGGCTATACCTTTCTTTGTCATAAGCTGGTAGTAAATGAATAATGAGTATGCATAAATGGATAAAGAACTTGCACTCTAGACAGTGATTTTACTGCACACAATACACTCCATGTGGCCCTAAAAAACAGCAAGTGCGTGACACTATTCCAAGTGACAATACTGACTCCTCTCTTGTTCCTGACTGGCTGTAATTTTCTCAGATGCTTTTCTGCAGTACTGCAGTGATCCCTACTAGGAATAccattccctttcctcccctcaaATAACAgtactttatatatattttcattaaattctTCTTCTCCACTTGGGACCATTTCTTACATTTATCAAGTTAATCCTTACCTGTCCATTAGTGTCCCTGCAATCTCTCAGCTCAGCTTTTATAAACATAGCCAAATTATCAAATACTAGACAGAGCTCAGCCGGAAACTGCCCTACTGGAGTTAGCCAAAATGTTCTCTCAGTttgacagaaaaacatt encodes the following:
- the CYP27C1 gene encoding cytochrome P450 27C1 isoform X2 encodes the protein MSFFTRVLTMKCKQALESERTYFYHAIFVGRFHQLPKLSSSQSLEVQNNSPAAAENKGEEMVADPGRAGELLKPSPHQLGRVKSLQEMPGPNTLYNLYEFFWKDGFGRIHEIQQKHTQEYGKIFKSHFGPQFVVSIADRDMVAQVLRAEGRAPQRANMESWQEYRDLRGRATGLISAEGEQWLKMRSVLRQKILKPKDVAVYSEGVNEVITDLIKRIHTLRSQEDDGETVTNVNNLFFKYSMEGVATILYECRLGCLENNVPQQTVEYIEALELMFSMFKTTMYAGAIPKWLRPLIPKPWREFCKSWDGLFKFSQIHVDNKLKAIQSQLDQGEEVNGGLLTYLLVSKELTLEEIYANMTEMLLAGVDTTSFTLSWATYLLAKHPEIQQRVHEEIVNKLGKDQVPLAHDVPKLPLIRAVLKETLRLYPVLPGNGRVTQKDLIIGGYLIPKGTQLALCHYATSYSEENFSMANEFRPERWLRKDNLDRVDNFGSIPFGYGIRSCIGKRIAELEIHLALIQVRTM
- the CYP27C1 gene encoding cytochrome P450 27C1 isoform X4 — encoded protein: MVAQVLRAEGRAPQRANMESWQEYRDLRGRATGLISAEGEQWLKMRSVLRQKILKPKDVAVYSEGVNEVITDLIKRIHTLRSQEDDGETVTNVNNLFFKYSMEGVATILYECRLGCLENNVPQQTVEYIEALELMFSMFKTTMYAGAIPKWLRPLIPKPWREFCKSWDGLFKFSQIHVDNKLKAIQSQLDQGEEVNGGLLTYLLVSKELTLEEIYANMTEMLLAGVDTTSFTLSWATYLLAKHPEIQQRVHEEIVNKLGKDQVPLAHDVPKLPLIRAVLKETLRLYPVLPGNGRVTQKDLIIGGYLIPKGTQLALCHYATSYSEENFSMANEFRPERWLRKDNLDRVDNFGSIPFGYGIRSCIGKRIAELEIHLALIQLLQNFEIKISPKTKPVHAKTHGLLTPGNSINVRFSDRK